The Zygotorulaspora mrakii chromosome 3, complete sequence genome includes a region encoding these proteins:
- a CDS encoding 40S ribosomal protein eS21 (similar to Saccharomyces cerevisiae RPS21B (YJL136C) and RPS21A (YKR057W); ancestral locus Anc_1.213): MENDKGQLVELYVPRKCSATNRIIKAKDHASVQINIAKVDEEGRAIPGEYITYALSGYVRARGESDDSLNRLAQNDGLLKNVWSYSR; this comes from the exons ATGGAAAACGATAAGGGCCAATTA GTCGAACTTTACGTTCCAAGAAAATGTTCTGCAACTAACAGAATCATCAAGGCCAAGGACCATGCCTCTGTTCAAATCAACATCGCCAAggttgatgaagaaggtcGCGCCATCCCAGGTGAATACATTACCTACGCTTTGTCCGGTTACGTCAGAGCTAGAGGTGAAAGTGACGACTCTTTGAATCGTTTGGCTCAAAACGACGGTTTATTGAAGAACGTCTGGTCTTACTCCCGTTAA
- the TRM2 gene encoding tRNA (uracil(54)-C(5))-methyltransferase (similar to Saccharomyces cerevisiae TRM2 (YKR056W); ancestral locus Anc_1.214) translates to MLLRSKRAFVCVSYLAKNIFCKKLFVYQMTVGNLEVDPSLIGKRSLATCTSPPTARRAKKPKLKKYKAKKVDPTSPLGVLQFEIDYLLREQNLKREDVCNDVSAILNDTSTVDGVVAKMYHRIVDKVKILKLSSNGDGLAIIENPVEKNKKQVVIVPFGLPGDLVNIKVFKTHPHHVESDLLSVTTPSSMRNDELISCNYFGKCSGCQFQFLEYDKQLELKRTTIQQAYKYFAPRLIEEGILPDIGSTFGSPLQFNYRTKLTPHFDVPRKVKTLEAIPALGFGQKGRPAWRAEASRCGGKGSILDIEECPIGTEIINKGMKNERKRFENEFTKYKKGATILLREDTTVLDSSKDTASQLKSDGSTDNEGNLTHIETENSESGQKLSKTCVTNTRQIVTEYIDGYTFQFSAGEFFQNNNSILPLVTKYVRENLRIPNSGPDDEHNLIDAYCGSGLFSICSSKGVNKVIGVEISADSVSFAERNAKANGIENCKFIVGKAEKLFESIDIPNDRTSVILDPPRKGCDDLFLKQLADYYPAKVVYISCNVHSQARDVEYFLKSTDRGKDYKVESIRGFDFFPQTHHVESVCVLSRK, encoded by the coding sequence ATGCTCCTACGAAGCAAACGTGCTTTTGTCTGTGTATCCTACTTAGCtaaaaacattttttgCAAGAAACTATTCGTATATCAGATGACTGTAGGGAATTTAGAAGTTGACCCTTCTTTGATAGGTAAACGCTCTTTAGCGACTTGTACATCACCTCCTACAGCGAGAAGGGCTAAGAAACccaaattgaagaaatataaGGCAAAAAAGGTCGATCCCACTTCTCCTCTGGGAGTTCTACAGTTCGAAATTGACTATCTCTTGAGGGAGCAAAACTTGAAGCGTGAAGATGTATGCAATGACGTGTCTGCCATTTTAAATGATACATCAACAGTTGATGGAGTAGTAGCCAAAATGTACCATCGCATTGTGGACAaagtaaaaattttgaaactaAGTTCCAATGGCGATGGGCTGGCAATTATAGAGAATCCGGTGGagaaaaataagaaacaGGTAGTCATTGTTCCATTTGGTTTACCTGGTGATCTTGTCAATATCAAAGTGTTTAAGACGCATCCACATCATGTCGAAAGTGACTTATTGAGTGTGACCACTCCATCGTCTATGAGGAATGACGAATTGATATCGTGTAACTACTTTGGAAAGTGCTCCGGTTGTCAATTTCAGTTTCTCGAATATGATAAACAATTAGAGTTGAAGAGAACTACGATACAGCAAGCCTATAAGTATTTTGCTCCACGTTTAATAGAGGAGGGCATTCTACCAGATATTGGCTCAACTTTCGGGTCTCCTCTGCAGTTCAATTACAGAACAAAGTTAACACCTCATTTCGATGTACCAAGAAAGGTCAAAACTTTAGAAGCAATACCCGCCTTAGGCTTTGGTCAAAAAGGAAGGCCTGCTTGGAGAGCAGAAGCTTCCAGATGTGGCGGCAAAGGATCTATACTGGACATCGAAGAATGCCCAATTGGCACTGAAATAATCAATAAaggaatgaaaaatgaacggaaaagatttgaaaatgaatttacCAAGTACAAAAAAGGAGCTACAATTTTGTTGAGAGAAGACACCACTGTTTTGGACTCGTCCAAGGATACAGCGTCCCAACTAAAATCAGATGGTTCAACTGATAACGAAGGAAACTTGACTCATATTGAAACGGAAAACTCTGAAAGCGGCCAAAAGTTGTCAAAGACATGCGTGACAAACACAAGACAAATTGTCACGGAATATATTGACGGTTACACGTTCCAATTCAGCGCAGGTGAGTTTTTCCAGAATAACAATTCCATTTTACCGCTAGTGACAAAGTATGTTCGCGAAAATCTACGAATACCAAATTCTGGCCCAGACGACGAGCACAACCTGATTGACGCCTATTGTGGATCCGGTCTTTTCAGCATATGCAGTTCTAAAGGTGTCAACAAAGTAATCGGTGTTGAAATTTCTGCAGATAGTGTATCATTTGCCGAGAGAAATGCGAAGGCAAACGGTATAGAAAACTGTAAATTCATTGTTGGTAAAGCTGAAAAACTATTTGAATCCATTGACATCCCAAATGACAGAACATCTGTTATTCTTGATCCCCCCAGGAAGGGTTGCGACGACCTTTTTTTAAAGCAATTAGCGGACTACTATCCCGCCAAGGTCGTGTATATCTCCTGCAACGTCCATTCCCAAGCCAGAGATGTGGAGTATTTCCTCAAAAGCACTGATAGAGGCAAGGATTACAAAGTCGAGAGTATTAGAGGGTTTGACTTCTTTCCTCAGACCCATCACGTCGAGAGTGTCTGTGTTCTTTCCAGAAAATGA
- the RHO4 gene encoding Rho family GTPase RHO4 (similar to Saccharomyces cerevisiae RHO4 (YKR055W); ancestral locus Anc_1.215) — MMKKAPDPVDLLMVNTTRSEHSSDFSSEMTREESFRSMVPYDESETTLEEKYVMQRLPTAFARTLSSIPSFEQTKKTSQRADCHLKIVVVGDGGVGKTCLLKAYVQRQFSADEVPNVFENYTTKIEGPKNKLIELALWDTAGQQEFNRFRPLSYSNVDIVMVCYAVDDRKSLSNVKETWIPEVKHFCPDAPIMLLGLKSDLYPKCKNLKMNANKKASNSEDFVRPEIAEIISKNFGTFVHIQCSSKTCINVDEVFNIALNAGLYDVLYGPKEIPPILKNPFKKNLSNKKSTSDLKLHTKKKDENTKQKCTIF, encoded by the coding sequence atgatgaaaaaagcGCCTGATCCTGTAGATTTGCTGATGGTAAATACAACAAGATCGGAGCATAGTAGTGATTTCTCAAGTGAAATGACTCGTGAGGAGTCATTTCGCTCCATGGTACCCTATGATGAATCAGAGACAACCTTGGAAGAAAAGTACGTTATGCAGAGGCTGCCCACAGCGTTTGCAAGGACACTGTCGTCTATACCGAGTTTTGAGCAGACTAAGAAAACGTCACAGAGGGCGGATtgtcatttgaaaatagtGGTTGTTGGGGATGGAGGTGTAGGCAAGACATGTCTTTTAAAAGCATACGTTCAGCGGCAGTTTTCCGCTGATGAAGTACCTAATGTTTTCGAAAATTACacaacaaaaattgaagggCCCAAAAATAAACTAATTGAGTTGGCCCTATGGGACACTGCTGGTCAGCAAGAATTCAATAGGTTTAGGCCATTGTCATATTCTAATGTCGACATCGTCATGGTGTGCTACGCAGTAGACGACAGAAAATCCCTCTCGAATGTCAAAGAAACGTGGATACCCGAAGTTAAACATTTCTGTCCTGATGCGCCCATCATGCTACTGGGACTGAAGTCAGATTTGTATCCGAAGTGCAAGAACTTAAAAATGAACGCTAACAAAAAAGCTAGCAACTCTGAAGATTTCGTACGCCCAGAAATTGCAGAAATCATTTCTAAAAATTTCGGCACATTTGTTCATATTCAATGCTCTTCGAAGACATGTATAAACGTTGATGAAGTCTTCAATATTGCCCTAAATGCGGGACTCTATGATGTACTGTATGGACCAAAAGAAATTCCaccaattttgaagaatcctttcaagaagaatttaagtaataaaaaatcaacttCTGACCTGAAGCTTCACActaagaaaaaagatgaaaacaCGAAACAAAAATGTACTATCTTTTAA
- the LCB3 gene encoding sphinganine kinase LCB3 (similar to Saccharomyces cerevisiae LCB3 (YJL134W) and YSR3 (YKR053C); ancestral locus Anc_1.217) has protein sequence MTVEESMRPRGFSEPKDTLQKHILKDPGNHPPSHFKDRMSPMRFAMRQELLRFTDTQSVKLYEWQRAHRTKVRDIFFAYTSSLGSHTFYVLCLPLPAFMGHFHLVHDMVYLLGYSIYVSGYLKDYWCLPRPRSPPLHRITFSAYTTMEYGAPSSHAANATVVTLLLLSHIWSSSESSVFTKLMFSAMTFSYYFTLVGGRIYCGMHGLLDIISGSLVGVFCFVLKHFLAKFVLQDFKIGDHWWSPLLSVAFALAILFTHVRPIDECPCFEDSVAFVGVISGLECSEWFLQRSNLEPGAGMGLEKGMALFLLRLLVGIPLIVIWKYVVSKPLVYSALIHAFQVPDDRADKLAKRQAAKKESTTVCPLYIGEAKIDIIGRFIIYAGVPVTVIVVCPLAFAALNIMSE, from the coding sequence ATGACGGTGGAAGAATCAATGAGACCGAGGGGTTTCTCCGAACCGAAAGATACGCTTCAGAAGCATATCTTGAAGGACCCAGGGAACCATCCTCCTTCTCACTTTAAAGACAGAATGTCACCAATGCGCTTTGCCATGAGACAAGAGTTGCTTAGATTCACGGATACACAGTCTGTAAAACTATATGAATGGCAGAGGGCGCATAGAACCAAGGTGAGGGACATCTTTTTCGCGTACACATCTTCATTGGGCTCTCACACATTTTATGTGCTCTGCTTGCCGCTTCCTGCATTCATGGGGCATTTCCACTTGGTTCACGACATGGTGTATCTTCTAGGGTATTCGATATATGTGAGTGGCTATTTGAAGGATTACTGGTGCTTACCAAGACCAAGGTCTCCGCCGCTGCACAGAATTACTTTCAGTGCATACACAACAATGGAATATGGAGCTCCCAGTTCACATGCAGCCAACGCGACGGTCGTGACCTTGCTACTGCTATCGCATATTTGGTCTAGCTCCGAGAGCTCCGTATTCACGAAGCTGATGTTTAGTGCAATGACATTCAGCTACTATTTCACATTGGTCGGAGGCAGAATATACTGCGGTATGCATGGGTTGCTTGACATTATAAGTGGGTCTCTGGTGGGGGTCTTTTGCTTTGTGCTGAAACATTTTCTGGCCAAATTTGTTCTTCAAGATTTTAAAATAGGCGACCATTGGTGGTCTCCGTTGCTCAGCGTTGCCTTTGCGCTCGCAATACTGTTCACCCATGTAAGACCCATTGACGAATGCCCATGCTTCGAAGACAGCGTTGCCTTTGTCGGAGTCATCAGCGGCCTTGAATGCAGCGAGTGGTTTTTGCAAAGATCAAATCTCGAGCCAGGCGCCGGAATGGGACTCGAAAAAGGAATGGCCCTCTTCCTTTTGCGACTGCTAGTCGGCATTCCACTGATTGTCATATGGAAGTACGTGGTAAGCAAGCCGCTGGTGTATTCCGCGTTGATCCATGCTTTCCAAGTCCCCGACGACAGAGCCGACAAACTGGCAAAAAGGCAAGcagcaaagaaagagagCACAACGGTGTGTCCGCTATACATCGGAGAAGCCAAGATAGACATCATAGGGAGATTTATCATTTACGCCGGCGTCCCGGTCACTGTGATAGTCGTGTGCCCTCTTGCGTTCGCAGCGCTCAACATCATGTCAGAATAG
- the DPI8 gene encoding Dpi8p (similar to Saccharomyces cerevisiae YJL133C-A; ancestral locus Anc_1.218), with translation MISGSVRAASLKVTRPASLAAANWKRSAGNSFLSFKEYRQTAKTYGPLSASVAQKRQLAHMPKA, from the coding sequence ATGATCTCCGGCAGTGTAAGAGCGGCAAGTCTAAAAGTTACGAGACCTGCCTCTTTGGCGGCGGCAAACTGGAAGAGGTCTGCGGGAAACTCGTTTctctctttcaaagaatataGACAAACGGCCAAGACGTATGGGCCATTGAGTGCTTCAGTGGCGCAGAAGAGACAGTTGGCGCACATGCCCAAGGCATGA
- the MRS4 gene encoding Fe(2+) transporter (similar to Saccharomyces cerevisiae MRS3 (YJL133W) and MRS4 (YKR052C); ancestral locus Anc_1.219) — protein sequence MNTGEGVSAQEIDYESLPANAPLWTQLIAGAFAGIMEHAVMFPIDALKTRIQSANGGSNAPTGLLSQISKISTAEGSMALWKGVQSVILGAGPAHAVYFATYEFAKSQLIDPQDYSTHQPLKTAISGICATIAADALMNPFDTIKQRMQLNTSSTMNNVARQIYEREGIMAFFYSYPTTIAMNIPFATFNFVIYESSVKYFNPSNDYNPLIHCLCGGISGATCAAITTPLDCIKTVLQVRGSESVSLPIFKQADTFSKATRAILKVHGWNGFWRGLKPRVIANMPATAISWTAYECAKHFFLTNGKIA from the coding sequence ATGAATACTGGTGAGGGTGTCTCGGCTCAAGAGATAGATTACGAATCTTTGCCGGCAAACGCTCCCCTGTGGACGCAGCTTATCGCGGGAGCGTTTGCGGGCATCATGGAGCATGCTGTGATGTTCCCCATAGATGCCCTGAAGACGCGAATACAGTCAGCCAACGGCGGTTCCAATGCGCCCACTGGCTTGCTGTCGCAAATCTCCAAGATATCAACAGCGGAGGGCTCAATGGCGTTGTGGAAAGGTGTCCAGTCTGTAATTTTGGGTGCTGGACCCGCTCATGCGGTTTATTTTGCAACCTATGAGTTTGCCAAGTCGCAATTAATTGATCCGCAGGACTACAGTACGCATCAGCCGTTGAAGACTGCTATCAGTGGGATATGCGCCACCATCGCAGCAGACGCATTGATGAATCCATTTGATACCATCAAACAGAGGATGCAATTGAACACATCCTCGACAATGAACAACGTCGCCAGACAAATCTATGAACGAGAAGGAATCATGGCTTTTTTCTATTCGTATCCCACAACAATCGCGATGAACATACCATTTGCTACATTTAATTTCGTTATTTACGAATCATCAGTGAAGTATTTCAATCCATCAAATGACTACAATCCCCTCATACATTGTCTTTGCGGTGGCATAAGCGGCGCAACATGTGCAGCAATAACTACACCGCTGGACTGTATAAAGACGGTACTACAGGTGAGGGGTAGTGAGTCTGTCTCTTTACCGATATTCAAGCAAGCCGATACGTTTTCCAAGGCAACAAGGGCAATATTAAAGGTACATGGCTGGAATGGCTTCTGGAGGGGGCTGAAGCCGAGAGTCATTGCTAATATGCCAGCAACTGCAATTTCTTGGACTGCGTATGAATGCGCGAAgcacttttttttaactAACGGAAAGATAGCTTGA
- a CDS encoding aldo/keto reductase family protein encodes MAQHLKIIYGAFPLALLPGEEVKKIISLCKEAGIKELDTARIYPGSEKFLGESGAAKDFIIDTKARAWVPGCLSKEGIFESIDESFKELKVQSVEVFYLHCPDESTPFEETVDAIDELYKQGKFKAFGLSNFVPEAVKEIYEYAKKNNYVLPTVYQGNYNAFSRKIEKDLFPVLRDLNIKFYAYSPIAGGFLVKSVKQVEDGEGRFEDKTMVGKIYSKLYKKPLLLKGLEKWNEVAEKNNISKPHMAYRWIAFHSALKTEYDDAIIIGGKNHDQVSDTLNAFKEGPLPNSVVAEIEDIWQSIKDEAPLDNFHTQ; translated from the coding sequence ATGGCTCAGCACCTCAAAATAATTTATGGCGCATTCCCACTAGCTTTATTGCCAGGTGAggaggtgaaaaaaatcatctcACTTTGCAAAGAAGCTGGTATAAAGGAATTGGATACAGCTAGAATTTACCCAGGTAGTGAGAAGTTTCTCGGAGAGTCAGGCGCCGCCAAGGATTTTATCATTGATACCAAGGCCCGTGCGTGGGTACCAGGATGCTTATCAAAGGAAGGTATATTTGAATCCATTGATGAGTCCTTCAAGGAACTGAAGGTCCAAAGTGTGGAAGTATTCTACTTGCATTGCCCAGATGAATCAACgccatttgaagaaacggttgatgcaattgatgaattatACAAACAAGGGAAATTCAAAGCATTTGGTTTGTCAAACTTCGTTCCAGAAGCTGTCAAGGAAATATATGAGtatgcaaagaaaaataattatGTTTTACCTACTGTATACCAAGGTAATTATAATGCATTTTCTCGTAAAATCGAGAAAGATTTATTTCCAGTTTTAAGAGATCTCAATATCAAGTTTTATGCCTATTCCCCAATTGCTGGAGGATTTCTCGTGAAGTCCGTTAAACAGGTAGAAGACGGCGAGGGTagatttgaagataaaaCAATGGTGGGCAAAATTTATAGCAAGCTGTACAAAAAACCCTTATTATTGAAGGGGTTGGAGAAATGGAACGAAGTTGCAGAGAAAAACAACATATCTAAACCTCATATGGCTTACAGATGGATAGCTTTCCATTCTGCCTTGAAGACTGAATACGATGATGCAATTATCATTGGTGGTAAAAATCACGATCAAGTTTCAGATACTTTGAATGCTTTCAAGGAAGGACCGCTTCCAAATTCAGTTGTTGCCGAAATTGAGGATATTTGGCAATCAATCAAGGATGAAGCACCATTGGACAATTTCCATACGCAATAA
- the HFL1 gene encoding Hfl1p (similar to Saccharomyces cerevisiae YKR051W; ancestral locus Anc_1.220), whose product MNISGYLPWWWQATCLICTVIALGISGYSITMQFLNYRRPYEQRLTVRIQLIVPIFCITCLTATLHPAISELYLDPIREVYEAFVIYTFFSLLILILGGERRIITEICLEHIPSSHAIPIFGRFMRKIDLSDPSDFLMVKRGILQYVWFKPFYCLGSLVCVVWDIPKFSTVLLILYNISVTWSLYNLALFWKCFYSDLKPFNPWSKFLCVKLIIFASYWQGILIQLLAMNGWFDSNGSFDAAYVYQNGLLSVEMIGFAVLHSIAFSWTTYSSKSMPQSARMAYLHALKDCFGCRDLKWDFAYTLMGPTYYNYQNFEPTADSSLIARADPSSRMRRLQHGFRFENQGESRHWVNYGSISSGNNSSQSKKTSHDSLEKWDDSIAGQGYIPNDPNYPVISDIPNGHRYSPSINSLRRDVTSRSSIV is encoded by the coding sequence ATGAATATAAGTGGCTACCTGCCGTGGTGGTGGCAGGCTACCTGTCTCATATGTACAGTAATCGCTTTGGGTATCTCTGGGTACTCTATAACGATGCAGTTTCTGAACTACCGGAGACCATACGAGCAGCGATTGACGGTGCGGATACAACTGATAGTACCCATATTTTGCATAACATGCTTGACAGCCACATTGCATCCTGCGATTTCTGAACTTTACCTGGATCCCATAAGGGAGGTTTACGAAGCATTTGTGATATATACGTTTTTCTCTTTACTAATACTAATCCTAGGAGGTGAACGTCGAATAATTACCGAAATATGCCTTGAGCACATCCCCTCTAGTCATGCAATACCGATATTCGGTAGATTTATGAGGAAGATAGACTTATCAGACCCTAGTGATTTTCTGATGGTGAAAAGAGGGATACTACAATACGTGTGGTTCAAGCCGTTTTATTGCCTAGGGTCTTTAGTATGCGTTGTCTGGGATAtcccaaaattttcaaccGTGCTATTAATACTATACAACATCTCGGTTACATGGTCTCTGTATAATTTGGCATTGTTCTGGAAGTGCTTTTACAGCGACTTGAAACCATTCAACCCGTGGAGCAAATTCCTTTGCGTAAAGTTAATTATTTTCGCATCCTATTGGCAGGGCATCTTAATTCAGCTGTTGGCTATGAATGGGTGGTTTGATAGCAATGGTAGTTTCGACGCTGCTTACGTGTACCAAAATGGGCTACTAAGCGTTGAGATGATTGGATTTGCTGTTTTACATTCCATCGCATTTTCATGGACGACATACTCTTCAAAAAGCATGCCTCAAAGTGCCAGAATGGCCTATTTGCATGCCTTGAAAGATTGCTTTGGATGTCGTGATTTGAAGTGGGATTTTGCATATACCCTGATGGGTCCGACATACTACAATTATCAGAATTTTGAGCCAACTGCTGATAGTTCATTGATTGCACGGGCAGATCCATCATCTCGCATGCGCAGGCTCCAGCATGGATTCAGATTTGAAAACCAAGGGGAAAGCAGGCACTGGGTAAACTATGGAAGCATATCTTCCGGGAATAATAGTTCGCAATCGAAAAAAACGAGTCATGATagtttggaaaaatggGATGACAGCATTGCAGGTCAAGGTTACATCCCAAATGATCCTAATTACCCCGTCATATCGGATATTCCGAATGGCCATCGCTACAGCCCCAGCATCAACTCATTAAGAAGAGATGTCACAAGCAGGTCAAGCATTGTTTAA
- a CDS encoding uncharacterized protein (similar to Saccharomyces cerevisiae YJL132W; ancestral locus Anc_1.221) → MLLFKLALQLVSLWLLYPAEIQGAGVTMHLTVLARVVPEDWQAYFPWLKAGSFFPDSLYSCKPSKKLSQFAEATHWPPFLIDSINYWHEKYGQNSVTRSSQGSLRLQAFLLGTFTHQVVDSSWHSLVRGYRSHGLLRVLSETEFGGEIDDAHQFIDVMGEFIGLSNVLRDGQNSQWMYYTNANWSLPEREDIMELLYRNGLTDHDITFAELDICVKRGLSGSISEIYTFSKRRNQVLSVAYGISPRARDFMQECWLGGEFDLIAVLAKCLPVVEKMFEQSIGSKNMLKQLKVCGNLPPISSLGAIPDGLVRINRSSNPVFLTPVASLSAFGSSITTGRFKDDGQTYVAVGAPMEDSTGSIYLLPLHKIKSKDSHSNVMEPFTLMRGQRMNKFTYNGVDYLVVSEPGSNTFYFYHNDFLLLEIRDGSTADALQLQVSSIQDVDGDGIPDILLSGESYGINETGSVTIIFGANIAEYLENYHETARIDLSSLSTIRWQGGPLSLPYQHFGASVTSSHNYTEKGFLYVTCQNVGAVFVYSLCGLQNNILPKYVVMEKNIMLPDEETLSKLEKVTSKTHGMYGKTLYTFTYENENYVAISQHLFNQVFLYKESDGFLVYYLSLNLVADIEPIPFTVGFGAAIEYDPQKKLLYVSSPGSYSGKGAIWKISMVEMRETVSLWKSDKILVNTLKHLHMVNPLNEDKGVINFGKSLAVHQGNLLVGAPQYKYGNLNGAQLTGAVLL, encoded by the coding sequence ATGcttcttttcaaactaGCTTTACAGCTAGTTAGCTTATGGTTATTGTATCCGGCGGAAATTCAAGGAGCCGGTGTGACCATGCATCTGACTGTCCTTGCTAGAGTCGTACCTGAGGATTGGCAAGCTTATTTTCCCTGGTTAAAAGCTGGCTCTTTTTTCCCGGATTCATTATACTCTTGCAAACCCAGTAAGAAGTTAAGTCAATTTGCTGAAGCTACGCATTGGCCTCCATTTCTGATCGATTCGATAAACTATTGGCACGAGAAATATGGCCAGAATTCCGTTACAAGATCATCTCAGGGCTCTCTACGGTTGCAGGCTTTTCTACTTGGTACGTTCACACATCAGGTAGTGGATTCCTCTTGGCACTCGCTAGTGAGAGGGTATAGGTCTCATGGATTGCTCCGTGTGCTTTCTGAGACGGAGTTTGGTGGTGAAATTGACGATGCACATCAGTTTATTGATGTTATGGGAGAATTCATTGGTCTGAGTAACGTGTTGCGAGATGGCCAAAATAGTCAATGGATGTACTACACAAATGCCAACTGGTCATTACCTGAAAGGGAGGACATTATGGAGCTTCTTTATAGGAATGGTTTGACTGACCATGACATTACTTTTGCAGAGCTTGATATCTGTGTCAAGAGGGGTCTTTCAGGATCAATCAGTGAGATCTACACATTCtcaaagagaagaaatcagGTACTTAGCGTTGCATATGGTATCTCTCCCAGAGCACGCGACTTCATGCAGGAGTGCTGGCTTGGTGGAGAATTTGATTTGATCGCAGTTTTGGCAAAATGCTTACCTGTAGTGGAAAAGATGTTTGAGCAAAGCATTGGGTCAAAAAACATGCTAAAGCAATTAAAAGTTTGCGGAAATCTTCCCCCAATATCCAGTCTCGGCGCGATTCCTGATGGTTTGGTCAGAATAAACAGAAGCTCAAACCCCGTATTCCTGACACCTGTGGCTTCACTCTCCGCTTTTGGCTCAAGCATAACGACGGGTAGGTTCAAAGATGATGGACAGACATACGTTGCAGTAGGTGCACCGATGGAAGATAGCACCGGTTCCATTTATCTATTGCCGTTGCACAAGATAAAATCTAAAGACTCACATTCAAACGTCATGGAGCCCTTCACTCTCATGCGAGGTCAAAGAATGAACAAATTCACCTACAATGGTGTAGATTACTTAGTGGTGTCCGAACCTGGCTCTAAcactttttatttttaccATAATGATTTCTTATTGTTAGAAATAAGGGATGGATCAACGGCTGATGCTTTGCAACTTCAGGTATCCTCCATTCAGGATGTAGATGGTGACGGTATCCCTGATATATTACTCTCTGGGGAAAGTTATGGCATTAACGAAACAGGTTCTGTTACCATAATTTTTGGAGCAAATATAGCTGAATATTTAGAGAACTATCATGAAACTGCTCGTATCGATTTATCTTCCCTAAGCACCATAAGGTGGCAAGGTGGCCCATTATCGTTGCCTTACCAGCACTTTGGCGCTAGCGTAACATCTTCGCATAATTATACTGAGAAAGGGTTTCTATATGTGACATGTCAAAATGTGGGAGCTGTCTTTGTTTACTCTTTGTGTGGATTGCAAAACAATATTTTGCCAAAATACGTTGtaatggaaaagaatattatGTTACCAGACGAAGAGACATTATCAAAGCTTGAGAAAGTCACTTCAAAAACTCATGGTATGTATGGCAAAACTCTTTACACTTTCACCTACGAAAACGAAAACTACGTTGCTATTTCTCAGCATTTGTTCAATCAGGTATTTTTGTACAAAGAAAGTGATGGTTTCCTGGTGTACTATTTGTCTTTAAATCTTGTGGCTGACATAGAACCTATTCCATTTACAGTTGGGTTCGGAGCAGCTATTGAATATGACCCTCAAAAAAAGCTTTTGTATGTCTCATCACCGGGAAGCTATAGTGGAAAAGGGGccatttggaaaatatcaatgGTAGAAATGAGAGAAACTGTCAGTCTGTGGAAATCGGATAAAATTTTGGTGAACACTTTAAAGCATCTGCATATGGTCAACCCTTTAAATGAGGATAAAGGAGTGattaattttggaaaaagctTAGCGGTACATCAAGGAAACCTGTTAGTAGGTGCTCCTCAGTATAAGTATGGGAATTTAAATGGCGCTCAGCTAACAGGTGCTGTTCTCCTGTAA